In Vagococcus luciliae, one genomic interval encodes:
- a CDS encoding SPFH domain-containing protein yields MGLIKAAVNSVGGGLADQWLEVIEPYNLSDDTVMTTGAPVRKDSKRQGNKKGTEGFITDGSVVYVYPNTMMLLVDGGKIIDFTAEEGYYTVNNASAPSMFTGNLKGAIEESFNRFKFGGLPPQTQQVIYINLQEIKGIKFGTPSPLNYFDNFYNAELFLRAHGTYSVKVVDPILFYKNVLPKNKNHVTISEINDQFLSEFLSAFQTSINQMSMMGERISYVPSKSMELSKFMSSALDKEWTEIRGMEVVSVGVASISYTDDSQELINMRNKGAMLSDASIREGFVQGSVAQGLQDAGSNSNGSVNGFMGVGMGMNATGDYLSQSSKGNQEQMQQQNKQTPSDTWICPNDQTENTGKFCSECGQSKPAPQTSGIQMKCANCHNVVTITNQMPKFCPECGAPFQGLPL; encoded by the coding sequence ATGGGATTAATAAAAGCTGCAGTTAACTCTGTTGGCGGTGGATTAGCCGACCAATGGTTAGAAGTCATTGAGCCATATAATTTAAGTGATGACACTGTCATGACAACTGGGGCACCAGTCAGAAAAGATAGTAAACGTCAAGGAAATAAAAAAGGTACCGAAGGATTTATTACAGACGGTTCCGTTGTTTATGTTTACCCAAATACTATGATGTTATTAGTTGATGGGGGTAAGATTATCGACTTCACAGCTGAAGAAGGCTATTACACTGTCAATAACGCCAGTGCCCCTTCCATGTTTACTGGTAATTTAAAAGGAGCCATTGAAGAATCATTTAATCGATTTAAATTTGGTGGTCTACCTCCACAAACACAACAAGTTATTTACATTAACTTACAAGAAATTAAAGGCATTAAATTTGGCACACCGAGTCCTTTAAATTATTTTGATAATTTCTATAATGCTGAATTATTTTTACGAGCTCATGGAACCTATTCTGTCAAAGTGGTTGACCCAATTCTCTTTTATAAAAACGTCTTACCAAAAAATAAAAATCATGTCACCATCTCAGAAATCAATGACCAATTTTTATCTGAATTTTTATCTGCCTTCCAAACATCCATTAATCAAATGTCTATGATGGGGGAACGGATTTCATACGTTCCATCTAAAAGTATGGAGTTAAGTAAATTTATGTCCTCTGCCCTAGATAAAGAATGGACAGAAATCCGTGGAATGGAAGTTGTTAGTGTTGGGGTTGCAAGTATTTCTTACACAGATGATTCTCAAGAATTAATTAACATGAGAAATAAAGGGGCTATGCTGTCTGATGCGTCAATTCGCGAAGGATTTGTGCAAGGATCCGTTGCACAAGGACTACAGGATGCTGGTAGTAATTCTAATGGTAGCGTCAATGGCTTTATGGGTGTCGGCATGGGAATGAATGCTACAGGTGACTATTTAAGCCAAAGTTCTAAAGGAAATCAAGAACAAATGCAACAACAAAACAAACAAACACCGAGTGATACTTGGATTTGCCCAAATGACCAGACAGAAAATACTGGCAAATTCTGTTCAGAATGCGGACAATCAAAACCTGCACCACAAACGTCTGGTATTCAAATGAAATGTGCTAACTGTCATAACGTTGTCACCATCACCAATCAAATGCCAAAATTCTGTCCAGAGTGTGGGGCACCTTTTCAAGGATTGCCTTTATAA
- the dnaX gene encoding DNA polymerase III subunit gamma/tau, which yields MAYQALYREWRPQTFDDLVGQSIITQTLKHAIMQQKVSHAYLFTGPRGTGKTSAAKIFAKAINCEHSTNGEPCNECDNCKGITEGRINDVLEIDAASNNGVEEIRDIRDKVKYAPTQVPYKVYIIDEVHMLSTGAFNALLKTLEEPPEHVIFILATTEPHKIPATIISRTQRFDFKRINTRDIEQRLAYILQEKNISFDGQVLKIVARSAEGGMRDALSILDQLISFSDGTLSVADALEVTGSLTSQMMDDYFFACFHSDTQKSLELVDSMLNEGKESNRIVENLLIHCRDILMYQQAPRVVESQLPSISESFKSLSEAIDSRVLYQWIEELNEMQKNMKFTSQPSIYLEVLTIKLSEIMAVRPKKQVDNASTESVKPTDIKGENYQELVQKIQQLEKKLETLQENRSLQQEKKVKSSSSKAKQPLYKVPTERIFQVLENATKEHLVNVRDVWVDLLQLLSVTQRAMLKACEPVAASETGLVIAFDYDILCQKASNDEELQQAVYNSLNRLIGYTPSLISIPKDSWQELRQQFISQTDRTHDSDENKVEQVEEDVLISEAKKMFGEQNIQIIED from the coding sequence GTGGCATATCAAGCATTGTATCGTGAGTGGCGACCACAAACTTTCGATGATTTAGTTGGTCAAAGCATTATCACACAAACGTTAAAACATGCCATTATGCAACAAAAAGTATCACATGCTTATCTCTTTACTGGTCCCAGAGGAACAGGGAAAACCAGTGCCGCTAAAATTTTTGCAAAAGCTATAAACTGTGAACATTCGACTAATGGTGAACCTTGCAATGAGTGTGATAATTGTAAAGGAATTACAGAAGGTAGAATTAACGATGTATTAGAAATAGATGCTGCAAGTAATAATGGTGTCGAAGAAATTCGTGATATACGAGATAAAGTAAAGTATGCACCAACACAAGTACCATATAAAGTGTATATTATTGATGAGGTACATATGTTATCAACAGGAGCGTTTAACGCCTTATTAAAAACACTTGAAGAACCACCCGAACATGTTATTTTTATTTTAGCAACAACCGAACCGCATAAAATACCAGCTACAATTATTTCAAGGACGCAACGATTTGATTTTAAACGGATTAATACACGAGATATCGAGCAACGCTTAGCTTATATTTTGCAAGAAAAAAATATTTCGTTTGATGGTCAAGTGTTGAAAATTGTCGCTCGCTCTGCAGAAGGTGGCATGCGAGATGCGTTAAGTATTTTAGATCAGTTGATTTCATTTAGTGATGGAACATTGAGTGTGGCAGATGCTTTAGAAGTAACAGGTAGCTTAACAAGTCAAATGATGGATGATTATTTTTTCGCTTGTTTTCACTCTGATACTCAGAAGTCATTAGAGTTAGTTGATAGTATGCTAAATGAAGGCAAAGAAAGTAACCGGATTGTTGAAAATTTGTTGATTCATTGCCGAGATATCTTAATGTATCAACAAGCACCACGAGTAGTGGAAAGTCAACTACCCTCTATTAGTGAATCATTTAAGTCGTTGAGTGAAGCGATTGATAGTCGTGTGTTATATCAATGGATTGAAGAGTTAAATGAGATGCAAAAAAATATGAAGTTTACGTCACAACCATCCATTTATTTAGAAGTATTAACAATCAAATTATCAGAAATAATGGCAGTAAGACCAAAAAAACAGGTAGATAATGCGTCTACTGAATCAGTTAAACCGACTGATATAAAAGGAGAAAATTATCAAGAGCTTGTTCAAAAAATTCAACAATTAGAGAAAAAATTGGAGACATTACAAGAAAATCGAAGTCTTCAACAAGAAAAAAAAGTCAAAAGTAGTTCATCTAAAGCGAAACAGCCTCTTTATAAAGTACCAACTGAAAGAATCTTCCAAGTGTTAGAAAATGCAACAAAAGAGCATTTGGTAAATGTCAGAGACGTTTGGGTTGATTTACTTCAGTTATTATCTGTTACACAGCGAGCTATGTTAAAAGCATGTGAACCGGTAGCAGCGAGTGAAACAGGATTAGTCATAGCGTTTGATTATGATATTTTGTGTCAAAAGGCAAGTAATGATGAAGAACTTCAGCAAGCAGTGTATAATAGTTTAAATCGATTGATTGGGTATACACCTAGTTTGATTAGTATTCCAAAAGATAGTTGGCAAGAATTAAGACAACAGTTTATCTCGCAAACTGATAGAACACATGACTCTGATGAAAATAAGGTAGAGCAAGTTGAAGAAGATGTGTTAATCAGTGAAGCAAAAAAAATGTTTGGAGAACAAAATATTCAAATAATAGAAGATTAA
- a CDS encoding YbaB/EbfC family nucleoid-associated protein has protein sequence MMRGMGNMQGMMKQVQKMQKEMAAAKETLDAQVFEAEAGNGLVKITMTGEKKVTSIEINPDVLDPEDPDMVQDLVIDATNKVIQKIDAETERVMGKYAQAIPGL, from the coding sequence ATGATGCGTGGAATGGGAAATATGCAAGGAATGATGAAACAGGTTCAAAAAATGCAAAAAGAGATGGCAGCGGCTAAAGAAACATTAGATGCACAAGTCTTTGAAGCTGAAGCAGGAAATGGCTTAGTAAAAATTACGATGACTGGCGAAAAGAAAGTGACAAGTATTGAGATTAATCCAGATGTGTTAGATCCAGAAGATCCTGACATGGTGCAAGATTTAGTAATTGATGCAACGAATAAAGTGATTCAAAAAATTGATGCTGAAACAGAACGAGTAATGGGCAAATACGCACAAGCCATCCCAGGATTGTAA
- the recR gene encoding recombination mediator RecR yields MQYPTPIAKLIDSYMKLPGIGAKTATRLAFYTLNMREDDVTDFAKSLISVKRDLHFCEICGNITEEKSCDICRNPNRDQSTILVVEETKDVMSLEKMREYKGLYHVLHGVLSPMDGTGPDDLNIASLIKRLHNNEVKEVIIATNATTDGEATAMYLSRLIKPSGIKVTRLAHGLSVGSDIEYADEITLLKAVEGRTEL; encoded by the coding sequence ATGCAGTATCCAACCCCTATTGCAAAATTAATTGACAGTTATATGAAATTGCCAGGTATCGGTGCCAAAACGGCGACTCGTTTAGCGTTTTATACGCTTAACATGAGAGAAGATGATGTGACAGATTTTGCCAAATCATTAATAAGTGTGAAACGCGATTTACATTTTTGTGAGATATGTGGAAATATCACAGAAGAAAAATCATGTGATATTTGTCGTAATCCAAATCGTGATCAATCAACGATTTTAGTAGTAGAAGAAACGAAAGATGTTATGTCTTTAGAGAAGATGAGAGAGTATAAGGGGCTATATCATGTGTTACATGGTGTCCTTTCTCCTATGGATGGAACAGGACCAGATGATTTAAACATTGCTAGCTTAATTAAAAGATTACACAACAATGAAGTAAAAGAAGTCATTATTGCAACGAATGCCACAACTGATGGTGAAGCAACAGCTATGTATTTGTCTCGGTTAATTAAGCCTTCAGGAATAAAAGTGACACGCTTGGCACATGGATTATCTGTTGGTAGTGATATAGAGTATGCAGATGAGATTACATTGTTAAAAGCAGTTGAAGGACGAACGGAATTGTAA
- the tmk gene encoding dTMP kinase has protein sequence MSRNGVFITIEGPDGAGKSTVIEKLIKKMSHELNVDIVTTREPGGIPISEKIREVILNPTHTMMDERTEALLYAAARRQHLVEKILPALETNHLVVCDRFIDSSIAYQGAARGIGVEEVRQINEFAIEGNYPDLTLYLDVEASVGLSRINKGRSEAELDRLDKESLDFHEQVRLAYLTLLELEPNRIKKIDASQSIENVVDTCYNLIKETFPSMFIKSSKG, from the coding sequence ATGTCACGAAATGGAGTATTTATTACGATAGAAGGCCCAGATGGTGCTGGAAAATCAACAGTTATAGAAAAATTAATAAAAAAAATGTCACATGAGTTAAATGTTGACATAGTGACAACAAGAGAACCAGGAGGTATCCCAATTTCTGAAAAAATCCGTGAGGTCATTTTAAATCCAACTCATACAATGATGGATGAGCGAACAGAAGCTTTATTATATGCAGCAGCTAGAAGACAACATTTAGTTGAAAAAATTTTACCAGCTTTAGAAACAAATCATTTGGTTGTTTGTGATCGATTTATCGATAGTTCTATCGCTTATCAAGGTGCAGCAAGAGGCATCGGAGTTGAAGAGGTTCGTCAGATTAATGAGTTCGCTATTGAAGGAAACTACCCTGATTTAACACTTTATCTAGATGTTGAAGCATCAGTCGGTTTAAGTCGTATCAATAAGGGACGTAGTGAAGCTGAGTTGGACCGTTTAGATAAAGAATCATTGGATTTTCACGAACAAGTTCGATTAGCCTATTTAACATTACTAGAATTAGAACCAAATAGAATAAAAAAAATTGATGCAAGTCAATCAATAGAAAACGTTGTAGATACTTGTTATAATTTAATTAAAGAAACTTTTCCAAGTATGTTTATTAAATCAAGTAAAGGGTGA
- a CDS encoding cyclic-di-AMP receptor produces the protein MKLLLAIIQDKDSSRLQNHFNKENIRATKLSTTGGFLKSGNTTFIVGIEDERVEEVLSIIKSVCHSREQYITPPISLDIAMDAHSTHPIEIQVGGATVFVLPVEGFYHF, from the coding sequence ATGAAATTATTATTGGCAATTATTCAAGACAAAGATAGCTCACGTTTACAAAACCATTTTAATAAAGAAAATATACGTGCAACAAAATTATCTACAACAGGGGGCTTTTTAAAATCAGGAAACACCACATTTATTGTTGGGATTGAAGATGAACGTGTTGAAGAGGTTCTATCGATCATTAAATCAGTTTGTCATTCAAGAGAGCAATATATAACACCTCCTATTTCTTTAGATATCGCTATGGATGCTCATTCCACTCATCCTATTGAAATACAAGTTGGGGGAGCAACTGTATTTGTTCTACCGGTAGAAGGGTTTTATCATTTTTAA
- a CDS encoding DNA polymerase III subunit delta' — MTQPILYQKFSQVFRDKKMSHAYIIQGSDVKEEKDFALFLCQGLFCESLDNNGIPCGKCRSCLRIEQDEHADIAKIKPDGQTIKVDQIRQIKSFFTSSGVESRRKVLLVLESEKMTVQSANSLLKFIEEPDGEVYIFFLTNNAMSLLPTIQSRCQLILLKQLAKDHLKQEILTLNQPLAHVDLLVELTNSIQEAIELANDEWFNSTRDLLAKWLDYFEKNDARAFLFVQQYLIKQAQDKMQQRQLLDMLVAMMKIKMRKQINTQFSNSIDYVRMIMNATQAKQKLASNVSFQNTCEQLALRIMTSH, encoded by the coding sequence ATGACACAACCTATACTATATCAAAAATTTAGTCAGGTTTTTAGAGATAAAAAAATGAGCCATGCCTATATTATCCAAGGTAGTGATGTTAAAGAAGAAAAAGATTTCGCTTTGTTTCTTTGTCAGGGATTATTTTGTGAGTCTCTTGACAATAATGGTATACCTTGTGGAAAGTGTCGTTCTTGTTTACGTATTGAGCAAGATGAGCACGCAGATATTGCCAAAATAAAGCCAGATGGACAAACAATCAAAGTAGATCAAATTAGACAAATAAAATCATTTTTTACAAGTAGTGGAGTAGAATCAAGAAGGAAAGTCTTATTGGTTTTGGAATCCGAAAAAATGACTGTGCAATCTGCTAATAGTTTATTAAAGTTTATTGAAGAACCAGATGGAGAAGTGTATATTTTTTTCTTGACAAATAATGCTATGTCACTATTACCAACTATTCAATCAAGATGTCAATTAATTCTTTTAAAACAACTTGCAAAAGATCATTTAAAACAAGAAATATTAACATTGAATCAACCACTAGCTCATGTTGATTTGTTAGTTGAATTGACTAATTCAATACAAGAAGCAATTGAATTGGCAAATGATGAGTGGTTTAATAGTACAAGGGATTTATTGGCTAAGTGGTTGGATTATTTTGAAAAAAATGATGCAAGAGCCTTTCTTTTCGTTCAACAATATTTGATAAAGCAAGCACAAGATAAAATGCAGCAACGACAATTATTAGATATGCTAGTTGCGATGATGAAGATAAAGATGCGTAAACAAATAAATACACAGTTTTCTAATAGTATCGACTATGTTAGAATGATTATGAATGCTACACAAGCAAAACAAAAACTAGCATCAAATGTTAGTTTTCAAAATACATGTGAACAACTAGCTTTGAGAATTATGACATCTCATTAG
- a CDS encoding PSP1 domain-containing protein, with translation MIEVVGVRFKSSGRIYYYLPQKGEQYSYKQKVVVESQKVKNVAEVAIPNKQVAKKDLPDELNTIIQLADETQLEQVQKNKIDALNAFDVAKKKIREHQLEMKLVDVEYTLDRSKMMFSFTADGRIDFRELVRDLASIFKTRIELKQIGVRDEAKKLGGIGPCGRPLCCSTFLGDFVPVSIKMAKDQNLSLNPTKISGLCGRLMCCLNYENDEYERLRKMMPDFGEKVQTPDGMGKVIGLNLLNEVIKVKLVSRETPVEYQYDELIKND, from the coding sequence GTGATAGAAGTAGTTGGTGTAAGATTTAAATCATCTGGACGTATTTATTACTATTTACCTCAAAAAGGTGAACAGTATTCATATAAGCAAAAAGTTGTGGTTGAGTCACAAAAAGTAAAAAATGTGGCAGAAGTTGCTATACCTAATAAACAAGTTGCCAAAAAAGATTTACCCGACGAGTTAAATACGATAATTCAACTAGCTGATGAGACACAATTGGAACAAGTTCAAAAAAATAAAATAGATGCATTAAATGCTTTTGATGTAGCGAAGAAAAAAATACGTGAACATCAGTTAGAGATGAAATTAGTTGATGTTGAGTACACACTAGATAGAAGTAAAATGATGTTTAGTTTTACAGCTGATGGACGTATTGATTTTCGCGAGTTGGTACGAGATTTAGCCTCGATTTTTAAAACACGAATTGAATTAAAACAAATTGGTGTTCGGGATGAAGCAAAAAAATTAGGTGGTATTGGTCCATGTGGTAGACCTTTGTGTTGTAGCACGTTTTTAGGTGATTTTGTTCCTGTTTCTATCAAAATGGCAAAAGACCAAAATTTATCATTAAATCCAACTAAAATTTCTGGATTATGTGGTCGATTGATGTGTTGTTTGAATTACGAAAATGATGAATATGAAAGACTTCGTAAAATGATGCCAGATTTTGGTGAGAAAGTTCAAACACCAGATGGTATGGGAAAAGTAATTGGATTAAATCTTTTAAATGAAGTGATTAAGGTAAAATTAGTTTCAAGGGAAACACCAGTTGAATATCAATATGATGAGTTGATAAAAAATGATTAA
- a CDS encoding initiation-control protein YabA: MDKMKLYDELVNVERQLETMLFQVKEMKPIVDSLVEENLNLKLENQHLHDKLDKLEKQEVVDDGRQELSKSRLNLEKLYEQGFHVCKDFYGSRRENQEECVFCSSMIYGK, from the coding sequence ATGGATAAAATGAAATTATATGATGAATTAGTCAATGTTGAACGTCAATTAGAAACCATGTTATTTCAAGTCAAAGAGATGAAACCGATTGTTGATAGTTTAGTAGAAGAAAATTTAAACTTAAAATTAGAAAATCAGCATCTCCATGATAAATTGGATAAATTAGAAAAACAAGAAGTAGTAGACGACGGAAGACAGGAATTATCAAAATCAAGATTAAATTTAGAAAAACTATATGAGCAAGGGTTCCATGTTTGTAAAGATTTTTATGGTTCGAGACGTGAAAATCAAGAAGAATGTGTCTTTTGTTCTAGTATGATTTATGGTAAATAA
- the rsmI gene encoding 16S rRNA (cytidine(1402)-2'-O)-methyltransferase, translated as MNCQKSFAIQDDKGKLYLVPTPIGNLEDMTFRAVRLLQEVSFIASEDTRNTQKLLNHFDIKTKQTSLHEHNSHDKIPTLIKLLQEGQDIAQVSDAGMPSISDPGHDLVVACIKEGISVVSIPGATAGMTALIASGLSPQPFYFHGFLPRKKKEQAAELTRLKGINATIIFYESPYRVEKTLETMKQVFSEETQVVLCRELTKLHEEYIRGTIQEVIDYLSNHPVKGECCLLIENIVEEETMSYDHDMPITEHVNLVSEQENMTVKEAIKEVSKIRGLKKQEVYKEYHQ; from the coding sequence ATGAATTGTCAAAAAAGTTTTGCCATACAAGATGATAAAGGAAAACTCTATCTAGTTCCGACTCCAATTGGTAATTTAGAGGATATGACGTTTCGTGCTGTAAGGCTGTTGCAGGAAGTATCTTTCATTGCAAGTGAAGATACAAGAAATACTCAAAAATTACTAAATCATTTTGATATAAAAACAAAACAAACTAGTCTACATGAGCATAACTCACATGATAAAATTCCAACATTAATCAAGTTATTGCAAGAAGGACAAGATATCGCACAAGTAAGTGATGCAGGAATGCCTTCTATTAGTGATCCAGGACATGATTTGGTTGTGGCTTGTATTAAAGAAGGCATATCAGTTGTATCTATACCAGGAGCGACAGCAGGGATGACCGCTCTTATTGCTAGTGGGCTATCTCCACAGCCGTTCTATTTTCATGGTTTTTTACCACGAAAAAAGAAAGAACAAGCGGCTGAATTAACAAGATTAAAAGGAATTAATGCAACTATTATTTTTTATGAATCACCTTATAGAGTGGAAAAAACACTTGAAACAATGAAACAGGTTTTTTCAGAAGAAACACAAGTTGTTCTTTGTCGAGAACTAACTAAATTACATGAAGAATATATCAGAGGAACTATTCAAGAAGTTATTGATTACCTATCGAATCATCCCGTAAAAGGTGAGTGTTGCTTGCTGATAGAAAATATTGTTGAAGAAGAAACGATGTCTTATGATCATGACATGCCTATTACCGAACATGTTAATCTAGTCTCTGAACAAGAAAACATGACAGTAAAGGAAGCAATTAAAGAGGTTTCTAAAATAAGAGGATTAAAAAAACAAGAGGTGTACAAAGAGTATCATCAATGA
- a CDS encoding glucosaminidase domain-containing protein → MRKEKKNLSKKFIANTVIGVSMSVMSVCLPILEVVAIAESDKTSSSPKPLYSLNVNDNILKSNVKENSSSEDTIEESSGSTADSSSGTSSEESSSSSSTQESSSNSSTNSSTKPTKPSTNETNSSSSSSSTTDVSSSKNEDSGTRPNTNSNTSTSKPSSSNSSTSSNDSSSNASNVKNEKSLISYSRNQTTAEFIEEIGEEAREIGQKNNLYASIMIAQAILESGSGNSSLSRTPNHNLFGIKGSYKSESVEMATLEENSDGGLYTINAKFRKYPSYKESLEDYAMLMSGGISGRSTFYQGAWKSNTSNYQEATKYLTGRYATDSRYHEKLNGLIETYDLTQYDSKKAEKETVDKTKETENFIKEIAPKIEDVADKNDLYASVLIAEAIIKSNSGNNELMEKHNIYQVPGNSNNQTVKVETLKTDIETKKTTLDSKAYKVYSDNDEAIDDYVAELKKDTTIYQEMTRSKKDTPRKVTAYLTAQNKEDRRYHKRLNGLIDTYNLKQYDKVAKNSDKKEEKSTKPVDVVNELGINMVNQLAESFAPTKLSSLTTKK, encoded by the coding sequence ATGAGGAAAGAAAAGAAAAATTTGTCTAAAAAATTTATTGCCAATACTGTTATAGGTGTTAGTATGTCTGTTATGTCAGTTTGTTTGCCTATCTTAGAGGTCGTAGCTATTGCAGAATCGGATAAAACATCCTCATCCCCTAAGCCTTTATATAGTCTAAATGTTAATGATAATATTCTAAAGAGTAATGTAAAAGAAAATAGCAGTTCTGAAGATACTATAGAAGAGTCATCTGGTTCAACAGCTGACTCTTCTTCGGGTACTTCATCTGAAGAATCTTCTAGTTCAAGTAGCACACAGGAAAGTAGTAGTAATTCATCAACAAATAGCTCAACAAAACCGACAAAACCATCAACCAATGAAACAAATTCTTCTAGTTCATCAAGTTCGACAACAGACGTTTCTTCTAGTAAAAACGAGGATAGTGGTACTAGACCAAATACAAATTCTAATACGTCAACGTCTAAACCAAGCTCGTCAAACAGCTCAACTTCTAGTAATGACTCATCTTCCAATGCAAGTAATGTAAAAAATGAAAAGTCACTTATTAGTTATTCACGAAACCAAACAACTGCAGAGTTTATAGAAGAAATAGGTGAAGAAGCAAGAGAAATTGGGCAAAAAAATAATCTTTATGCGTCTATTATGATAGCACAAGCAATACTCGAAAGTGGTTCTGGCAATAGTAGTTTATCTAGAACTCCAAATCATAATTTATTTGGTATTAAAGGCTCTTATAAAAGTGAGTCTGTTGAGATGGCTACACTAGAAGAAAATAGTGACGGTGGTTTATATACTATTAATGCTAAATTTAGAAAATACCCAAGTTATAAAGAATCATTGGAAGATTATGCTATGCTAATGTCTGGTGGAATATCTGGTCGTTCGACTTTTTATCAAGGAGCTTGGAAATCTAATACATCTAACTATCAAGAAGCAACAAAATATTTAACTGGAAGGTATGCAACTGATTCGAGATATCATGAAAAATTAAATGGATTAATTGAGACATATGATTTAACACAATATGATTCAAAAAAAGCTGAAAAAGAGACTGTTGATAAAACAAAAGAAACAGAAAATTTTATTAAGGAGATTGCTCCTAAAATTGAAGATGTAGCAGATAAAAATGATTTATATGCTTCCGTTTTAATTGCTGAAGCAATTATTAAAAGTAATTCAGGAAACAATGAATTGATGGAAAAACATAATATTTATCAAGTGCCTGGTAATTCTAATAATCAGACTGTTAAAGTTGAAACATTAAAAACAGATATTGAAACAAAAAAGACAACACTTGATTCAAAAGCATATAAAGTGTATTCAGATAACGATGAGGCCATTGATGATTATGTTGCAGAGCTGAAGAAAGATACAACGATTTATCAAGAAATGACGCGCTCTAAAAAAGACACACCCAGAAAAGTAACAGCTTACCTAACAGCACAAAATAAAGAAGATAGACGTTATCATAAACGTTTAAATGGTTTAATTGATACATATAATTTAAAACAATATGATAAAGTAGCTAAAAATAGTGATAAAAAAGAAGAAAAATCAACTAAGCCTGTTGATGTTGTCAATGAATTAGGTATCAATATGGTCAATCAGTTAGCAGAAAGTTTTGCCCCAACAAAATTATCATCACTAACAACAAAAAAATAA
- a CDS encoding xanthine phosphoribosyltransferase: protein MELLKQAIIEQGRVLDENILKVDSFLTHQIDPNLMNEIGQHVAQTYKDKGVTKIVTIESSGIAPAVFIGLHMGLPVVFARKQKSLTMNSELLTSEVYSFTKQVTNTIAISNKYLEEGDNVLVVDDFLANGQAALGLIELCKQAGATIEAVSIVIEKSFQDGRQLLEEQGYTVDSLARVISLKNNEIEFID from the coding sequence TTGGAATTATTAAAACAAGCAATTATTGAACAAGGCAGAGTTTTGGATGAAAATATTTTGAAAGTTGATAGCTTTTTAACTCATCAAATTGATCCAAATTTAATGAATGAAATTGGTCAACATGTGGCACAAACTTACAAAGATAAGGGTGTAACAAAAATTGTAACTATTGAGTCATCAGGTATCGCTCCTGCAGTATTTATTGGATTACATATGGGACTTCCGGTTGTGTTTGCTAGAAAACAAAAAAGTTTAACAATGAATAGTGAGCTTTTAACATCTGAAGTGTACTCATTTACCAAACAGGTGACAAATACCATTGCCATTTCTAATAAATATCTTGAAGAAGGTGACAATGTATTAGTTGTTGATGACTTTTTAGCTAATGGACAGGCAGCATTAGGATTAATTGAGTTATGTAAACAAGCTGGAGCTACTATTGAAGCTGTATCGATTGTCATTGAAAAATCTTTTCAAGATGGCAGACAGTTATTAGAAGAGCAAGGCTACACTGTAGATTCATTAGCTCGTGTTATTTCTCTAAAAAATAATGAAATAGAGTTTATTGATTAA